Proteins co-encoded in one Medicago truncatula cultivar Jemalong A17 chromosome 8, MtrunA17r5.0-ANR, whole genome shotgun sequence genomic window:
- the LOC11424952 gene encoding uncharacterized protein produces MGDRKGDVRIYVISCFFFACTIGGGIFLCMYIFLPDSESLPWYLFAGMALVAIPWLSWFLILIYRCIRPINVQFDEHHTNNYGNTGAIWTPKSPQTAATAVRSPRGTKSPSHSPVGGGGGERRVQFGTVVEVGDEFGGGSEEEHHHNDDFVEHHESKKEQDIPQTLITVEH; encoded by the coding sequence ATGGGGGATAGAAAGGGAGATGTTAGAATATACGTCatctcttgttttttctttgcaTGCACAATTGGAGGAGGAATTTTCCTTTGCATGTACATATTCCTACCAGATTCTGAATCTTTACCATGGTATCTCTTTGCAGGCATGGCATTGGTTGCAATTCCATGGCTATCTTGGTTTCTCATCTTGATATATAGATGCATTAGACCTATTAATGTTCAATTTGATGAACATCATACAAACAATTATGGTAATACTGGTGCAATTTGGACACCAAAATCTCCACAAACAGCTGCTACTGCTGTTAGAAGCCCTCGTGGTACAAAATCCCCTTCTCATTCCCCTGTTGGTGGCGGCGGTGGAGAGCGTCGTGTTCAATTCGGCACAGTTGTGGAGGTGGGAGATGAATTTGGTGGCGGCAGCGAGGAAGAACACCACcataatgatgattttgttgagCATCATGAGTCCAAAAAAGAACAAGACATACCACAAACATTGATAACGGTTGAACACTAG